Proteins co-encoded in one Nitrospira sp. genomic window:
- a CDS encoding LemA family protein has translation MNGTLVVGSLLGIGLVLLIAYVVGVYNLLVRLSNNIDKAWSNIDVILKQQHDELPKLVEVCNSYMVHERETLEAVIRARNAYGASRDIDDKAKAENQVAGALGQLFAVAEQYPDLKANQEFLAVQQRISVLESTIADRREFYNESVNLYNIAIQQIPAVWVAQQTSYTARPLLTVAASDRKAVPLAFANRMRPAA, from the coding sequence ATGAACGGCACATTAGTCGTGGGATCGCTGTTGGGCATCGGGCTGGTTTTGCTGATTGCCTATGTAGTCGGTGTCTATAACCTGCTGGTTCGGCTGTCGAACAATATCGACAAGGCCTGGTCGAATATCGACGTCATTTTAAAACAGCAACATGACGAACTGCCCAAACTCGTTGAGGTGTGCAACAGTTACATGGTGCACGAACGGGAGACGCTTGAAGCCGTCATCAGAGCCCGTAATGCCTATGGCGCAAGCCGCGATATCGATGATAAGGCGAAGGCAGAAAATCAAGTCGCCGGCGCGTTAGGGCAGCTCTTCGCGGTCGCGGAACAGTATCCGGATCTCAAGGCCAATCAAGAGTTTCTGGCTGTTCAGCAACGCATCTCCGTCCTGGAAAGCACCATTGCCGATCGTCGTGAGTTCTACAATGAGTCCGTCAACCTCTACAACATCGCCATTCAACAAATTCCAGCGGTCTGGGTCGCGCAGCAGACCAGCTATACTGCACGGCCATTGCTGACCGTTGCTGCGTCAGACAGAAAGGCAGTGCCGCTCGCATTTGCCAATCGTATGCGCCCAGCGGCCTAA
- a CDS encoding PilZ domain-containing protein, producing MICPIDGKVERRSVMNLKGEEQRTEPRVAVQFQAMASGSVESEGTGMVLNLSRNGCRLESQLLMLPGLSLELRIAVPGLEWALMIDGADVQWADEDRAGLAFVRIRETERQRLNHVMTTLFARKSEDSDKEQVDLAPVEFQGLEAVLAKDPELAMSKGLAWFAQDRAEFRFRGGSLLNRAFPTCTPEFAAALGKLVKAGGDREADFSLAILQNYLGSTSIDGVLKEIVSRFSHDDHKIGAVRTLINSPSMASVSGEFRLAEAWRVKKEALTPWLTDERQAVRTFAEEHMAELDRMIVAERRRVEVERELRERSRHEDESGHDDGYRAKPF from the coding sequence ATGATATGTCCCATTGATGGGAAGGTGGAGCGTCGATCAGTCATGAATCTAAAGGGAGAGGAACAGCGGACTGAACCCCGAGTTGCAGTGCAATTTCAGGCTATGGCGTCCGGCTCTGTGGAGTCGGAAGGGACAGGCATGGTTCTCAATCTCTCACGAAATGGGTGCCGGCTGGAAAGCCAACTCCTCATGTTGCCTGGCCTCTCCTTAGAACTGCGTATCGCAGTTCCCGGCCTGGAGTGGGCGCTGATGATTGATGGGGCCGATGTGCAGTGGGCGGACGAGGACCGTGCCGGGCTGGCGTTTGTTCGCATCAGAGAGACGGAACGGCAGCGACTCAACCACGTGATGACAACTCTCTTCGCAAGAAAGTCTGAGGACAGCGACAAAGAACAGGTCGACCTGGCACCGGTTGAGTTCCAAGGCTTGGAAGCGGTGCTGGCAAAAGATCCTGAACTCGCCATGAGCAAGGGACTGGCGTGGTTCGCTCAAGACCGAGCGGAATTCCGCTTTCGAGGAGGGAGCCTGCTCAACAGAGCGTTTCCCACATGCACTCCCGAGTTTGCAGCAGCGCTTGGCAAGTTGGTCAAAGCTGGCGGCGACAGGGAGGCAGATTTCTCTCTGGCGATTCTCCAGAACTATCTCGGTTCGACATCCATCGACGGTGTCTTGAAAGAGATTGTGTCGCGTTTTTCCCATGACGATCACAAAATAGGAGCAGTCCGGACCCTCATCAATAGCCCCAGCATGGCCTCAGTCTCCGGTGAATTCAGGCTGGCGGAAGCATGGCGGGTCAAGAAAGAGGCGCTGACGCCCTGGCTGACAGACGAACGACAGGCGGTCAGAACGTTCGCTGAGGAGCACATGGCAGAGCTTGACCGAATGATTGTGGCAGAACGACGCCGTGTGGAAGTCGAAAGAGAACTGCGAGAGAGGAGCCGACATGAGGACGAGTCAGGCCACGATGATGGTTACAGGGCAAAACCCTTCTGA
- the pyk gene encoding pyruvate kinase, whose translation MQKTRIICTIGPATESYEMLQKLYEAGMNIVRLNMSHGDHDSHAKVIQHIKTLNRKVKFPIAILLDTQGPEIRTGNLSNELDLRQGAIVSITTRGSMDVEESSIHIDYADLLEAVNVGDKITVDNGLINFEVLEKQERHMRCRVLDGGLLKSKRHVNLPGIRVNLPAITHKDTKDILFGLERDVDFIALSFVREARDIQQLKALMGEKVGKVKIIAKIEDQEGVRNLEEIIKESDSIMVARGDLGVEINVEDLPNVQRTIVHMCAEYGKRVIVATHLLESMIHNPHPTRAEVTDVANAVYEEVDAVMLSGETTVGKYPVKCVEFLRKIALKSETIPGLQFAKHLRNAGNKQQLAVAAVQLAEGVKAKGIVVITRRGIMADLVSNCRPFSTNIYAFTNMSQPRRTMMLNRGVFPFKIDFSSDPEKTLQTAFRILKDREQFQVGDKVVIISDVLAEQRVDSIQIRDIPSDDIASEASHEPQ comes from the coding sequence ATGCAAAAGACCCGCATCATCTGCACGATCGGCCCGGCCACAGAATCCTACGAGATGTTGCAGAAGCTGTACGAGGCCGGCATGAATATCGTGCGGCTGAACATGTCCCACGGCGACCACGACTCCCACGCCAAGGTCATCCAGCACATCAAGACACTCAACAGGAAGGTGAAGTTTCCCATCGCCATCCTCCTGGATACTCAAGGCCCTGAGATCCGCACCGGGAACCTCTCCAACGAGCTCGATCTGCGGCAGGGCGCCATTGTGTCCATCACCACGCGCGGATCGATGGACGTGGAAGAGAGCTCCATCCATATCGACTATGCGGATTTGCTTGAGGCGGTCAACGTCGGGGATAAAATCACCGTGGACAACGGGCTGATCAATTTCGAGGTGCTGGAGAAGCAGGAGCGCCACATGCGATGCCGTGTTCTGGACGGCGGCCTCTTGAAGAGTAAGCGCCACGTGAATCTCCCGGGGATCCGGGTCAATCTGCCGGCAATCACGCACAAGGACACCAAGGATATCCTGTTCGGCCTGGAACGGGATGTGGACTTCATCGCCCTGTCTTTCGTGCGCGAGGCCAGAGATATCCAGCAACTCAAGGCCCTCATGGGCGAAAAGGTCGGGAAGGTGAAGATCATCGCGAAGATCGAGGACCAGGAAGGGGTCCGGAACCTCGAGGAGATCATCAAAGAATCCGACAGCATTATGGTCGCGCGTGGAGATCTGGGGGTGGAGATCAACGTGGAAGATCTGCCGAATGTCCAGCGCACGATCGTACACATGTGCGCCGAGTACGGAAAACGCGTGATCGTGGCGACCCATCTGCTCGAATCCATGATCCATAATCCGCACCCCACCCGCGCCGAAGTCACGGACGTCGCCAATGCGGTCTATGAAGAAGTCGACGCCGTCATGCTGTCCGGGGAAACCACGGTTGGGAAGTATCCCGTGAAGTGTGTCGAATTCCTGCGCAAGATTGCACTCAAATCCGAAACGATACCCGGATTGCAGTTTGCGAAACACTTGCGCAACGCGGGAAATAAGCAGCAACTGGCAGTGGCCGCCGTTCAGCTCGCCGAGGGGGTCAAAGCCAAGGGAATCGTCGTGATCACTAGACGGGGAATCATGGCTGATCTCGTCTCAAACTGCCGTCCTTTCTCTACCAACATCTACGCGTTTACCAACATGAGCCAACCGCGACGGACCATGATGCTCAACCGTGGTGTCTTTCCGTTCAAGATCGATTTCAGTTCGGACCCTGAAAAGACTCTGCAAACGGCGTTCCGGATCCTCAAGGACCGTGAACAGTTTCAGGTCGGGGACAAGGTCGTGATTATCTCGGACGTCCTGGCTGAGCAACGGGTCGACTCGATTCAGATTCGTGATATCCCCTCCGACGACATCGCGTCCGAAGCATCCCATGAGCCACAATGA